The region AACTAACGCTTGAAGCATTGGCAAACATCATTGAATTTTATCAATCTCAAGGATATGAATTTAGAATGTATGATTCAAATCACCATCTAATCAATAATTTTTTAAAAGACAATAGACTTTAATGGAAAAATTTTTAAGGATAAATGGTAATGATGTATGTTAATTTTAAAATTGGATAAAATAAACAATAAGTTTTTGAAGTATTAAAGGAGCGTTGAATGCAATGAAAATAACGAGAATTATACCGATTTTATGTTTGTTACTTTTAGTAGGTTGTGGAGGTAAGGGCGAAACACAGGTTTTTACGATTTTAAATGATCAAATTGTCAGTCAAAATAAATGTAATGAAAATAATACCCAATTAACTGATTTAATGGCTAAAGAAACAGAGATTTATAATCGTATAATTGAAAAAGGAACAGATTCTTTTGATGATATCAAAGGATTTGTTGAAGAAGGCCAACAAAATGTTGAAAATAGTAAACAATTATTAAGTGAATATGATTTATGTATTCGTGGTGCCTTAGTTGATCAAAATAAGTTAATAAAAGAAAAGGATAAAGTAAAAGATAGTACAGCTTTACAAGAGGCAACGATGTTAATTGAACAATATACGATTTATGAATCAAGTTTAGTGGATTATGTCGAATCATTAATCCGTTTAAATGAGGCTCAAGCTCAATTTTATAATCAGTTGAATGAATCAACGGATATTCAACAAATGGAAGCTCTTGTGACAAATATTAATACAGCCATTGATGAGGCTAATATAGCCTCTGAAACTCATCATGATGCATTAATTTCGTTTAATGAGTTATATAGTAACTATTATGAAACCTATATTCAATAAAAAAGTGAAAGGAGGGATTTGAGATGGAGATTGTTTTAGCAAGTACTCAAAAGCATTTTGCAGATGTATTTCGAATTCGTACGAATGTCTTTATTGGAGAACAGCATGTTCCAGCACAGGAGGAAATTGATGAATTAGATCAATTTGTACCTATTTTAGTGGCATATGAGGGGGATATGGCGTTAGGCACAGCTCGTGTGATTGAAACAAAAGAAGGATATGCCAAAATTGGTCGAGTGGCTGTCTTAAAGGAAGCGCGTCAAAAAGGCGTGGGGCGTGCCTTAATGATGGCAGCTATGGAATATATTGAAGATAAGATGTCAGTGAATCAGATTAAACTAGATGCTCAGATTAGTGCCCAAAAATTTTATGAGTCTTTAGGATTTATAGCTCACGGTGAAGTCTTTTTAGATGCAGGAATTGATCATATTTCAATGGTTAGATTTATTAAAAGATAAAAAAAGCAATGGATGCAGGGCATCTATTGCTTTTTTTAAGTAAATGAAAGTTGTGTAGAGGAAGTCAAAGAAGAAGGATTAATATGATAAGCCTGTAATTCGGGTTGGCTATTTAACAGTTGGATAAATTCTGTAAATTTGTCTGCATGGTTTGCAATATAGCTTAAACGCTCTTGAATTTCGTTTTCTGTTAGCGGGCGCAGTGAATATTCTAAAATAAACGAAGAATCATCACCAGTTGTAAAACAAACTTCATATTCACAATGAACTCTTTCAATAATATGCGATCTTTTTACGAATCCAAATCGTTCAATTCCCAAATCTGAACGGTGAAGATCTTTGTTTTTGAAAGCTATTTCTTGGACAAATTGAAAAGATTTAAATATAGGTTGTGGTTCTAACATGTAACATCCTCCTGAACTTGTATCATCATGAAAACATTTTTCCATATTTAGTATACTAAAAAGAGGTTGTCGGATGATGTAAAAAGTGCGAAAATATGTAAGTACTATATGACAAAAAACGACATGAATAATTTTTTATGAGCTCGTTAAAAATATAGTATCAACATTAATCGATGCTAATAAACTTTTTATTGGCAAAATAGATGAAGTTTTTGTTAGAGAGAAGGTAAGAAATATGTCTCAACGTCAAAGTGGTAAATTGACTTTAATGTCATTAATACTGATGATTTTTACGTCAGTTTTTGGATTTGCGAATATGCCACGTGGTTTTTATTTAATGGGATATGCTGCTATTCCCTGGTACTTGATTGCAGCCATTACGTTCTTTATTCCATTTGCATTTATGATTGCTGAATTTGGAGCTGCGTATAAAGATTCAAAAGGTGGTATTTATTCGTGGATGGAAAGTTCAGTCGGGCCACGTTATGCATTCGTCGGTATTTTTATGTGGTATGCCTCTTATGTAGTTTGGATGGTCAATGTGGCCTCAACTCTTTGGATTCCACTTTCTAATGCCATATTTGGAAAAGATACAACCGCATCATGGGGTGTCTTTGGATTATCTAGTACACAAGTGTTAGGAATTTTAGGTGTTTTATGGTTAATTCTTGTTTTATTTTTAATTTCGCGTGGACTTGAAAGTATTAAAAAGGTTACCTCAATTGGTGGATCAGCCGTTGCGTTATTAAATATTATTTTATTAATTGCAGGCATCGTGATTTTAATTTTAAATCATGGACAATTAGCACAACCAATTCAAGATGCTGCTCATGCTTTCACTGTTTCTCCAAATGCTAAATATACAAGTAATATTGCGATTCTTTCTTTCTTAACCTTCGCAATTTTCGCTTTCGGTGGAACAGAAGTTGTCGGTGGATTAGTCGATGAAACAGAAAATCCAGAAAAAACATTCCCTAGAGGATTATTAATTGCAGCAGGTGTTATTTCACTTGGATATGTCATTGGAATTTTTATGATTGGGATTTTTACAAACTGGGATTCCGTTCTTTCCGGAACTGGGGTTAACAATGGTAACGTGACATACATTATCATGCAAAATCTTGGATATGAGCTTGGGTTGGCACTAGGATTTGCTCAAAGTACAGCCTTAACCATTGG is a window of Turicibacter sanguinis DNA encoding:
- a CDS encoding YkyA family protein is translated as MKITRIIPILCLLLLVGCGGKGETQVFTILNDQIVSQNKCNENNTQLTDLMAKETEIYNRIIEKGTDSFDDIKGFVEEGQQNVENSKQLLSEYDLCIRGALVDQNKLIKEKDKVKDSTALQEATMLIEQYTIYESSLVDYVESLIRLNEAQAQFYNQLNESTDIQQMEALVTNINTAIDEANIASETHHDALISFNELYSNYYETYIQ
- a CDS encoding GNAT family N-acetyltransferase, producing the protein MEIVLASTQKHFADVFRIRTNVFIGEQHVPAQEEIDELDQFVPILVAYEGDMALGTARVIETKEGYAKIGRVAVLKEARQKGVGRALMMAAMEYIEDKMSVNQIKLDAQISAQKFYESLGFIAHGEVFLDAGIDHISMVRFIKR
- the yjeM gene encoding glutamate/gamma-aminobutyrate family transporter YjeM, which translates into the protein MSQRQSGKLTLMSLILMIFTSVFGFANMPRGFYLMGYAAIPWYLIAAITFFIPFAFMIAEFGAAYKDSKGGIYSWMESSVGPRYAFVGIFMWYASYVVWMVNVASTLWIPLSNAIFGKDTTASWGVFGLSSTQVLGILGVLWLILVLFLISRGLESIKKVTSIGGSAVALLNIILLIAGIVILILNHGQLAQPIQDAAHAFTVSPNAKYTSNIAILSFLTFAIFAFGGTEVVGGLVDETENPEKTFPRGLLIAAGVISLGYVIGIFMIGIFTNWDSVLSGTGVNNGNVTYIIMQNLGYELGLALGFAQSTALTIGAWVARFVGLSMFLALSGAFMTLSYSPLKQLIEGTPKKIWPKSMTVIKNGIPINAMRVQAVIAIVLILLVSFGGESASEFFDKLVLMTNVAMTIPYLFIAFAFASFKRRDDIPKPFVIYKSKGLAITIAYIVTAVVAFANIFTIIEPLTSGDYVKTIWMIAGPLLFGIIALLLYGRGERQ